A stretch of Paludisphaera borealis DNA encodes these proteins:
- a CDS encoding MlaD family protein produces the protein MNERVMQFRIGMFVIVAGLVLTMLIVWFGESPQILREQGYIKVHYAEAPGVLQGVAVRKSGIRVGEVVAIDFDDRDNQPDGVLVTIALERKFKIREGSVPRLTRSLIGDVTIDLLPGSGEGRLQMAPTPAAALVIEGEVAADPSKALAAATKAFERAGTTLDTIQEAANGVAKLSKSAQKLDEFLVTWDTTGKNVSGAAEGIRGFIGDNQTEFKTTMANLQKVADKLNTTLDPATQDAFKTGVAKFSAASARLDSAIADAQPLLKDLGAPVNKTPSTDFGQTVRRVNRIASDLELLSAVLRTRQGTLNTNGAIQKLLTQGELYDNFNTVAVSANQTLNQLKLVLASFRSFAEKVSQDPGAISRGAFNR, from the coding sequence ATGAATGAACGGGTCATGCAGTTCCGGATCGGCATGTTCGTGATCGTCGCCGGTCTGGTCCTGACAATGCTGATCGTCTGGTTCGGCGAGTCCCCGCAGATCCTTCGCGAGCAGGGCTACATCAAGGTCCACTACGCCGAAGCGCCTGGGGTCCTCCAGGGGGTGGCCGTCCGCAAGAGCGGAATCCGGGTCGGCGAGGTCGTGGCCATCGACTTCGACGACCGCGACAATCAGCCCGACGGCGTACTCGTGACCATCGCGCTGGAACGCAAATTCAAGATCCGCGAGGGCTCGGTGCCTCGGCTTACGCGGTCGCTGATCGGCGACGTCACCATCGACCTGCTTCCCGGCTCGGGCGAGGGACGGCTTCAGATGGCGCCCACGCCCGCCGCGGCGCTGGTGATCGAGGGCGAGGTCGCCGCCGACCCCTCCAAGGCGCTCGCCGCGGCGACCAAGGCGTTCGAACGGGCCGGAACCACCCTCGACACGATCCAGGAGGCGGCGAACGGCGTGGCGAAGCTCTCCAAGAGCGCCCAGAAGCTCGACGAGTTCCTGGTCACCTGGGATACCACGGGCAAGAACGTCTCGGGCGCGGCCGAGGGCATCCGCGGCTTCATCGGCGACAACCAGACCGAATTCAAGACGACGATGGCAAACCTCCAGAAGGTCGCCGACAAGCTCAACACCACCCTCGACCCCGCCACGCAAGACGCCTTCAAAACCGGCGTCGCGAAGTTCTCGGCGGCCTCCGCGCGGCTCGACTCGGCGATCGCCGACGCCCAGCCGCTGCTCAAGGATCTCGGCGCGCCGGTGAACAAGACGCCGTCGACCGACTTCGGCCAGACCGTCCGCCGGGTCAACCGGATCGCCTCCGACCTCGAACTGCTCTCGGCCGTCCTCCGCACCCGCCAGGGCACGCTCAACACCAACGGCGCGATCCAGAAGCTGCTCACCCAGGGCGAACTCTACGACAACTTCAACACCGTCGCCGTCTCCGCCAACCAGACGCTCAACCAGCTCAAGCTCGTCCTCGCCTCGTTCCGCAGCTTCGCCGAAAAAGTCTCCCAGGACCCCGGCGCCATCTCGCGGGGCGCGTTCAACCGTTGA
- a CDS encoding ABC transporter ATP-binding protein produces the protein MSDAETPADPTTPVQPARADLIQIQRVSIRFRQQQVLRNVELTIRRGETVCVIGESGCGKTVLLKLIIGLLHPTSGKILFDGADVTRLGGKKLVQLRLRFGFLFQSAALFDSLTVYDNVAFGLREHQVCDEEKIRAIVSERLLEVGLPAGLERKKPAELSGGQRKRVGLARALALDPEVMLYDEPTTGLDPIMTDVINELILQTQKSSKKTGIVVTHEMKTVQKVADRVVMFYPLTRIGRDDSQILYDGPPEGLESSSDPRVRQFVRGEAGERLREMAQNRGGGV, from the coding sequence ATGAGCGATGCCGAAACCCCCGCCGACCCGACGACGCCGGTCCAGCCGGCGCGCGCCGATCTGATCCAGATTCAGCGGGTGTCGATCCGGTTCCGCCAGCAGCAGGTGCTGCGGAACGTCGAGCTGACGATCCGTCGCGGCGAGACGGTCTGCGTGATCGGCGAGAGCGGCTGCGGCAAGACCGTGCTCTTGAAGCTGATCATCGGCCTCTTGCATCCCACCAGCGGCAAGATCCTCTTCGACGGCGCCGACGTGACCCGCCTGGGGGGTAAGAAGCTGGTCCAGCTTCGCCTCCGGTTCGGCTTCCTCTTCCAGTCGGCCGCGCTCTTCGACAGCCTCACCGTCTACGACAACGTGGCGTTCGGACTGCGGGAGCACCAGGTCTGCGACGAGGAGAAGATCCGCGCGATCGTCTCCGAGCGGCTCCTGGAAGTCGGCCTCCCCGCGGGCCTCGAACGCAAGAAGCCGGCCGAGCTCTCCGGCGGTCAGCGCAAGCGGGTCGGCTTGGCGCGGGCCTTGGCCCTCGACCCCGAAGTCATGCTTTACGACGAACCCACCACCGGCCTCGACCCGATCATGACCGACGTCATCAACGAGCTGATCCTCCAGACCCAGAAGTCCAGCAAGAAGACCGGGATCGTGGTCACGCACGAGATGAAGACCGTGCAGAAGGTGGCCGATCGGGTGGTCATGTTCTACCCCCTGACGCGGATCGGACGCGACGATTCCCAGATCCTCTACGACGGTCCGCCCGAGGGCCTGGAAAGCTCGTCCGACCCGCGCGTCCGGCAATTCGTCCGCGGCGAGGCCGGCGAACGGCTCCGCGAGATGGCCCAGAATCGCGGCGGCGGCGTATAA
- a CDS encoding MlaE family ABC transporter permease, with protein sequence MAVASLNPDAELVEKPETAVHRLGEQVFDMVAEIGDVGLFSVQTLIWIFRRRPRWSVLVPIFYAIGVQSVSVVAVTGTFIGMVLAVQAHHEFQMMGLATRLGSVINISLVKELGPVLAATMLAGRVGSSMAAELGTMRVTEQIDALSALGTNPIYYLAVPRFMACLLLIPLLTLMADFMGVIGGAVVSTQVMGIDSFAYWKHSRDYVEGLDIFAGIFKSYFFGAAIALISCHRGFNSSAGAEGVGKAATEAFVYSFMAILFLDFVLGIGWNTVYRSFWPQASGLL encoded by the coding sequence ATGGCGGTAGCTTCACTCAACCCGGATGCGGAGCTGGTCGAAAAACCCGAGACCGCGGTCCACCGGCTCGGCGAGCAGGTCTTCGACATGGTGGCCGAAATCGGCGACGTGGGCCTGTTCTCGGTTCAGACGCTGATCTGGATCTTCCGCCGACGTCCGAGGTGGTCGGTGCTGGTGCCGATCTTCTACGCGATCGGCGTGCAAAGCGTGTCGGTGGTGGCGGTCACCGGGACGTTCATCGGCATGGTGCTCGCGGTCCAGGCGCATCACGAGTTCCAGATGATGGGGCTGGCCACTCGGCTGGGCTCGGTCATCAACATCTCGCTGGTGAAGGAGCTGGGGCCGGTGCTCGCCGCGACGATGCTGGCGGGCCGGGTCGGGTCGTCGATGGCGGCCGAGCTGGGGACGATGCGGGTGACCGAGCAGATCGACGCCCTCTCAGCGCTGGGCACGAACCCGATCTATTACCTGGCCGTCCCCCGGTTCATGGCCTGTCTGCTCTTGATCCCGCTGTTGACGCTGATGGCCGACTTCATGGGGGTCATCGGCGGCGCGGTGGTCAGCACGCAGGTGATGGGCATCGACTCGTTCGCCTACTGGAAGCACTCGCGCGACTACGTCGAGGGCCTCGACATCTTCGCAGGGATCTTCAAGAGCTATTTCTTCGGCGCGGCGATCGCTCTAATCAGTTGCCATCGCGGATTCAATTCGAGCGCCGGGGCCGAAGGCGTGGGCAAGGCCGCGACCGAGGCCTTCGTGTACTCGTTCATGGCCATCCTGTTCCTGGACTTTGTGTTGGGCATCGGGTGGAACACGGTTTATCGCTCGTTCTGGCCTCAGGCCTCGGGCCTGCTATGA
- a CDS encoding Sua5/YciO/YrdC/YwlC family protein, whose protein sequence is MTESLSPSQWIDLAQCDDARDVVHRAVACLAQGGVVGLSLETVYCLAASALNPTGVAKLRELRGESESRPLTILLKGPEETTDWVSHIPDSSRRLVRRLWPGPVTLLFPKDACNGLYQRLPDQVKPLISPNGDIALRCPEDRLIRHILRFSPAPLVLSLVRGADQAPAATADALRSMAGLDMAIDSGPTRYGQVSTTVRIEENGWSVVREGVVDAETLTRLSGLILVFVCTGNTCRSPMAEAICKVLLSRRLQCPVDALQERGYAVVSAGVAASTGSPAATHAIEVLRSMGGSLDRHRSRGVTPELVQQADCLFAMTTDHLDALLNVVPGAQPRAFLLDPEGNDVPDPIGADLPTYRRTAETIERMLTQRLDQIGVPDLSKRPAG, encoded by the coding sequence ATGACGGAAAGCCTTTCGCCCTCCCAGTGGATCGACCTGGCCCAGTGCGACGACGCCCGCGACGTGGTTCATCGGGCGGTCGCCTGCCTGGCCCAGGGAGGAGTCGTCGGCCTCAGCCTTGAGACGGTCTATTGCCTGGCCGCCTCCGCCCTCAACCCGACGGGGGTCGCCAAGCTGCGCGAGCTTCGCGGCGAGTCCGAGAGTCGGCCCCTGACGATCTTGCTGAAAGGGCCGGAAGAGACGACCGACTGGGTCTCCCACATCCCCGACAGTAGCCGCAGGCTCGTCCGAAGGCTCTGGCCCGGACCAGTCACGCTGCTTTTTCCCAAGGATGCGTGCAACGGCTTGTATCAGCGCCTCCCCGACCAGGTGAAGCCGCTGATCTCGCCCAACGGCGACATCGCCCTGCGCTGTCCGGAAGACCGTTTGATCCGGCATATCCTCCGGTTCTCCCCGGCGCCCCTGGTTCTCAGCCTCGTACGCGGGGCCGACCAGGCCCCAGCCGCGACGGCCGACGCGCTCCGCTCGATGGCCGGCCTCGACATGGCCATCGATTCCGGGCCGACCCGCTACGGCCAGGTCTCCACCACCGTCCGCATTGAGGAGAACGGCTGGTCGGTCGTCCGCGAGGGCGTGGTCGACGCCGAGACGCTCACCCGGCTCTCGGGCCTGATCCTCGTGTTCGTCTGCACGGGCAACACCTGCCGCAGTCCAATGGCCGAGGCGATCTGCAAAGTGCTCCTGTCGCGACGCCTCCAGTGCCCCGTCGACGCGCTTCAGGAACGCGGCTACGCAGTCGTTTCGGCCGGAGTCGCGGCGTCCACCGGATCGCCCGCCGCGACTCATGCGATCGAGGTCCTCCGGTCCATGGGAGGCTCGCTCGACCGCCACCGCAGCCGGGGCGTCACCCCCGAACTGGTCCAGCAGGCGGACTGCCTCTTCGCCATGACGACCGACCACCTGGACGCCCTGCTCAACGTCGTCCCCGGTGCCCAGCCGCGCGCGTTCCTCCTCGATCCCGAGGGGAACGACGTTCCCGACCCGATCGGCGCGGACCTACCGACCTATCGCCGAACCGCCGAGACGATCGAGCGCATGCTCACCCAGCGACTCGACCAGATCGGCGTTCCCGACCTCTCGAAACGACCCGCCGGCTGA
- a CDS encoding YbeD family protein, protein MESLPDNRPSVELLESTHPFPGSYTIKAIGLVDDDFEQRVVAAVSEHLAAASDLDYSVRATRGGRHIALTLDMNVQNAEQVRSIYAEIRDVRGLTLLF, encoded by the coding sequence ATGGAAAGTCTGCCTGACAATCGTCCCTCGGTTGAACTCCTCGAATCGACTCATCCGTTCCCCGGCAGTTACACGATCAAGGCGATCGGCCTGGTCGACGACGATTTCGAACAGCGGGTCGTCGCCGCGGTTTCCGAGCATCTGGCGGCGGCGTCCGATCTCGATTATTCGGTCCGCGCCACTAGGGGAGGGCGGCACATCGCCCTCACGCTCGACATGAACGTGCAGAACGCCGAGCAGGTTCGTTCGATCTACGCCGAGATCCGCGACGTTCGCGGCCTGACCCTGCTTTTTTGA
- a CDS encoding YybH family protein encodes MSFRKPWITLLLAFLSVPGSPGDPGIRPAHAQDATRTEAAGARGPTPGPTAEEKTILGLDEAFVQAYNNGDAKALAALFAEDAEVVEDDGSHYRGRALVAKSLAETFEANKGAKIAFDVESIRFLTPDAAKEEGRSIVTPVKGPAVSRLYTVLYVRREGRWLIADVREERDPSVPPHERLEELSWLIGDWLDEGDDAVVRVNCRWSEDGNFLIRSFTVKHQGKPALSIIQRIGWDPLAKQLRSWEFDSEGGFGEGRWTRDGDRWIVKHAAVQPEGSTASATNIMTRERPDLVRWVSTDRIVDGRRESDGATYTLVRVPSSPGPKVDDKKATSESPDAPRSPR; translated from the coding sequence ATGTCGTTTCGGAAGCCTTGGATCACGCTCTTGCTGGCGTTCCTCTCGGTGCCGGGATCACCCGGCGACCCAGGAATCCGCCCCGCCCACGCCCAGGACGCCACCAGGACCGAGGCCGCCGGGGCGCGGGGCCCTACCCCGGGGCCGACGGCCGAGGAGAAGACGATCCTCGGCCTCGACGAGGCGTTCGTCCAGGCTTACAACAACGGCGACGCCAAGGCCCTGGCCGCCCTGTTCGCCGAGGACGCGGAAGTCGTCGAGGACGACGGATCGCATTACCGGGGTCGCGCCCTGGTCGCGAAATCCCTGGCCGAGACGTTCGAGGCGAACAAGGGGGCCAAAATCGCCTTCGACGTCGAGTCGATCCGGTTCCTCACGCCCGACGCCGCCAAGGAAGAAGGCCGATCGATCGTGACGCCGGTCAAGGGGCCGGCGGTCTCGCGGCTGTACACGGTGCTCTACGTCCGTCGCGAGGGCCGCTGGCTGATCGCCGACGTTCGCGAGGAGCGCGATCCGAGCGTCCCCCCGCACGAGCGGCTGGAAGAGCTTTCGTGGTTGATCGGCGACTGGCTCGACGAGGGGGACGACGCCGTCGTCCGGGTCAACTGCCGATGGTCGGAGGATGGCAACTTCCTGATCCGGTCGTTCACCGTCAAGCATCAGGGCAAGCCCGCACTGTCGATCATCCAGCGGATCGGCTGGGACCCGCTGGCCAAACAGCTCCGGTCGTGGGAATTCGATTCGGAAGGAGGCTTCGGCGAAGGTCGATGGACGCGCGACGGTGATCGCTGGATCGTCAAGCATGCCGCCGTCCAGCCGGAAGGCTCGACCGCCTCGGCCACCAACATCATGACCCGCGAACGCCCCGACCTGGTCCGTTGGGTCTCGACCGACCGCATCGTCGACGGCCGGCGTGAGTCGGACGGAGCAACCTACACACTCGTCCGGGTCCCCTCGTCGCCGGGGCCGAAAGTCGACGACAAGAAGGCGACTTCCGAATCACCCGACGCCCCAAGGAGCCCACGATGA